In Arcobacter sp. CECT 8983, a single window of DNA contains:
- a CDS encoding FIST C-terminal domain-containing protein: MNVTVAFLETAEQLKQFNFSNKSKYLILCTQNSKIDLDVLNSFEVEYYGAIFPKLIFKNKIVEDGYLICKLNGNVHIEFIEDMIDYQFSNSRLGEFNTLITIIDGMSDYNTSFLENMFEYTNLNSTIIGGGAGSLEKNKKYLFNSKGFYENSSIIVMIDNNIDIGISEGWQVLDGPFVVTSSKGKLLEELDYKSAFDLYKTTIEKDLGRKVEVENFYTLMKDYPLGILKNDEKYILRDPISFQKESLYLAGDIENNSVINILKARESDLLESTANTRSQVLKSGAKHLMIFECVSRLEYLTVNSYSKQLRELNKCETIKSVFGVVSIGEIANSGEKYIDLLNKSCVIGGICH, encoded by the coding sequence ATGAATGTAACAGTCGCCTTTTTAGAAACAGCTGAACAATTAAAACAATTTAATTTTTCAAATAAAAGTAAGTACTTAATTTTATGTACTCAAAATAGTAAAATCGATTTAGATGTATTAAATAGTTTTGAAGTAGAGTACTATGGTGCAATCTTCCCAAAATTGATATTCAAAAATAAAATAGTTGAAGATGGATATTTAATATGTAAGCTAAATGGTAATGTTCATATTGAGTTTATTGAAGATATGATTGACTATCAATTTTCAAACTCTCGCTTAGGTGAATTTAATACTTTGATTACAATAATTGATGGAATGTCTGATTATAATACTTCTTTTTTAGAAAACATGTTTGAATATACAAATTTAAATTCTACTATCATAGGTGGTGGAGCAGGTAGTTTAGAAAAAAATAAAAAATATCTTTTTAATAGTAAAGGTTTTTATGAAAACTCTTCTATAATAGTAATGATAGATAATAATATTGATATTGGAATAAGTGAAGGATGGCAAGTTTTAGATGGACCATTTGTTGTTACTTCATCAAAAGGTAAACTACTTGAAGAATTAGATTATAAAAGTGCTTTTGACTTATATAAAACTACAATAGAAAAAGATCTTGGTAGAAAAGTTGAAGTAGAGAACTTTTATACTCTAATGAAAGATTATCCTTTAGGAATATTAAAAAATGATGAGAAGTATATCTTAAGAGACCCAATATCTTTTCAAAAAGAGTCTTTATATTTAGCTGGGGATATTGAAAATAATAGTGTAATAAATATTTTAAAAGCAAGAGAGAGTGACCTTTTAGAATCTACTGCTAATACAAGAAGTCAGGTTTTAAAAAGTGGCGCTAAGCATTTAATGATATTTGAATGTGTATCTAGGCTTGAATATTTAACAGTAAATAGTTATTCTAAGCAATTAAGAGAACTGAACAAGTGTGAAACAATAAAGAGTGTTTTTGGAGTAGTTAGCATAGGAGAGATAGCTAACTCAGGAGAAAAATATATAGACTTACTAAATAAAAGTTGTGTAATAGGTGGAATATGTCATTAA
- a CDS encoding sensor histidine kinase — protein MSLTKLSASYKCVNSIGNSLNLQEMMEEFLRTFIKETGAISGSFFVNRSVKSCEEIASLGKKNLFSIETIKKKLKEDTLILEKIDNGLKLLAYKIKKGCLIFIYSCENDFDFITSILESLKNKIEINVDSCLNVENLKEQIEEATKENLEKERQLFEQLKMSQMGELIGNIAHQWRQPLNIISTATSGMQIKQELDILTNEDFKEYTKSILENSSYLSGTIDEFRDYIKDSNKEKEIIIQDRLKMATEMLRASFSLEKIDIIEEYVENEKLHFRLVLGDLLQVLITIFNNAKEALMEKDNLEQKWIKYSLQKTEDLIKITIEDNAGGVDEKIKDKIFNPYFTTKHQARGTGIGLYSAYGIIVNKLDGKLYVKNTEYGAKFHIELPLNVNYII, from the coding sequence ATGTCATTAACAAAACTTTCTGCATCTTATAAGTGTGTAAACTCTATAGGAAACAGTTTAAATCTACAAGAGATGATGGAAGAATTTTTAAGAACTTTTATCAAAGAAACGGGTGCTATAAGTGGCTCTTTTTTTGTCAATAGAAGTGTGAAGTCTTGTGAAGAGATAGCTTCATTAGGAAAGAAAAACCTTTTTAGTATTGAAACAATTAAGAAAAAACTCAAAGAAGATACTCTTATTTTAGAGAAAATAGATAATGGCTTAAAACTACTAGCATATAAGATAAAAAAAGGTTGTTTGATTTTTATTTATTCTTGCGAAAATGATTTTGATTTTATTACTTCTATTTTGGAAAGTCTAAAAAACAAAATAGAGATTAATGTAGATTCATGTTTAAATGTTGAGAATTTAAAAGAACAAATAGAAGAAGCTACAAAAGAGAACTTAGAAAAAGAGAGACAACTTTTCGAACAATTAAAAATGTCTCAAATGGGTGAATTAATAGGAAATATAGCTCATCAATGGAGACAACCTTTAAATATTATCTCAACTGCAACAAGTGGAATGCAAATAAAACAAGAGCTAGATATTCTTACGAATGAAGACTTTAAAGAGTACACAAAAAGTATTTTAGAAAACTCAAGTTACTTGTCTGGAACAATTGATGAGTTTAGAGACTATATAAAAGATAGCAATAAAGAAAAAGAGATAATTATCCAAGACAGATTAAAAATGGCAACAGAGATGCTAAGGGCATCTTTTAGTTTAGAAAAGATTGATATTATAGAAGAGTATGTAGAAAATGAGAAGCTTCATTTTAGACTTGTACTTGGAGATTTATTACAAGTATTAATTACTATCTTTAACAATGCAAAAGAAGCATTAATGGAAAAAGATAATTTAGAACAAAAATGGATAAAGTATAGTTTACAAAAGACAGAAGATCTTATAAAAATAACTATTGAAGACAATGCTGGCGGAGTAGATGAAAAAATAAAAGATAAAATTTTTAATCCATACTTTACCACAAAACATCAAGCAAGGGGAACTGGAATTGGGCTTTACTCTGCCTATGGTATAATTGTAAATAAACTAGATGGTAAATTGTATGTAAAAAATACTGAATATGGTGCAAAGTTTCATATAGAGTTACCATTGAA